Proteins encoded in a region of the Enoplosus armatus isolate fEnoArm2 chromosome 16, fEnoArm2.hap1, whole genome shotgun sequence genome:
- the med10 gene encoding mediator of RNA polymerase II transcription subunit 10, producing the protein MAEKFDNLEEHLEKFIENIRQLGIIVSDFQPSSQAGLNQKLNFMISGLQDIEKCRQQLHEINVPLEVFEYIDQGRNPQLYTKECLERALARNEQVKGKIDTMTKFKSLLISELSKVFPEEMSKYKAIHGEDAPS; encoded by the exons ATGGCCGAAAAATTTGATAATCTGGAGGAGCATCTGGAGAAATTTATCGAGAATATTCGACAGTTGGGAATCATAGTCAGCGACTTCCAGCCTAGCAGCCAAGCAGGACTCAACCAAAAACT AAATTTCATGATATCTGGACTGCAAGACATCGAGAAGTGCCGTCAACAGCTTCATGAGATCAACGTACCGCTGGAGGTCTTTGA ATACATTGACCAAGGTCGAAACCCTCAGCTGTACACCAAGGAATGTCTGGAGAGAGCCTTGGCGAGGAACGAGCAGGTCAAAGGGAAGATTGACACCATGACG AAATTCAAGAGCCTTCTAATCTCCGAGCTCAGCAAAGTCTTTCCAGAGGAGATGTCCAAGTATAAGGCTATACACGGTGAAGATGCCCCCTCCTAG
- the ube2ql1 gene encoding ubiquitin-conjugating enzyme E2Q-like protein 1 → MKELQEIRRLGDNFITVELVEDNLYDWNVKLHQVDKDSALWQDMKETSTEFILLNVTFPDNFPFSPPFMRVLTPRLENGYVLDGGAICMELLTPRGWSSAYTVEAVMRQFAASLVKGQGRICRKSGKSKKAFSRKEAEATFKSLVKTHEKYGWVSPPVSDG, encoded by the exons ATGAAGGAGCTACAGGAGATCAGGAGGTTAGGGGACAACTTCATCAcggtggagctggtggaggacaACCTGTATGACTGGAACGTCAAGCTGCACCAGGTGGACAAAGACTCGGCGCTGTGGCAGGACATGAAGGAGACCAGCACCGAGTTCATACTGCTCAACGTCACCTTTCCCGACAATTTCCCCTTCTCGCCGCCGTTCATGCGGGTCCTGACGCCCCGGTTGGAGAACGGCTACGTGCTGGACGGCGGGGCCATATGCATGGAGCTGTTGACACCCCGCGGATGGTCCAGCGCCTACACGGTGGAGGCGGTCATGAGGCAGTTTGCGGCCAGCCTCGTAAAAGGAcag GGGCGTATATGTAGGAAATCAGGGAAGTCCAAGAAAGCTTTCAGCCGCAAGGAAGCCGAGGCCACCTTCAAGTCCCTGGTGAAGACCCACGAGAAGTATGGCTGGGTGTCCCCGCCCGTGTCCGACGGCTGA